AGTTATCTTAAAAGCATCTCTTGATATACTTCTATGCCATGATTTTTAGGGCTCCAAGGATAAGCGAAGAGAGTCTGCTGAGAAGGAAGAGAAGGCAAAGAAGGTACTTCTTCGGCATATGCGTTCCTGATACTTATTTACCCAGTACATGCTTTTCTTATACTGCTGAATAGTGCTTTACCAAGCTTTATGAACAATGCGTCCAGTCTGTTACAATTGTTATATGAACAACTCAACCAATCAGTTATAATTGTTATTGATGTTATGCACAAAAACAGTTATTTGTACTCTTTTTGGATGCTGTTGAATGTGTGTCAATAAAAATGGTATCATGTGTCAGCATTGTTGTAGAGGGGATATTTAAGTTGTATTTCCTCTACAAGTCAGGCCTTTGTTTCTTTCAAAATTTCTGTTTATCCTTCTAGATTTGCTAACATATAGCTCTTATAGTGCCATGCTACAATTTTTATAGAAAGAAGTCCTTTATCCACTCTTATACATGTGCATGACAGGCTGGAGTTGATTGAGATGAGGCGTCAACCAGCAAAAATGAGAGAAATTTGTAATCTAATGTTCTTTTATCTTTCTTTGGCTTTAGGCAGTCAGCATTAATGAGTTTTTGAAGCCTGCTGAGGGTGAGAGGTATTATGCACCTGGTGGTCGAGGCCGAGGTCGTGGCCGTGGTTCTAGAGGAGGTTACAGTGGAGCCAACACGGCGAGCAATGTGGAAGCTGCCCCTCCCATTGAAGATCCGGGTCACTTCCCTACATTGGGTGGCAAGTGATGATTTGTTAGTGCTTTCCTCCCATGTCCAGCAGGCAAATTGACTAAAATAATCGAGTGAAAATGTCAGTTTCTGACGGTTATGCCTTCAATGTAAATTTCTTGCCTCCATGTGTCCCCCTCTGTagtgtttttcttttttcctgaCGTGTCACTCGTTTGATATACTGGGTTATATGAAGCACATTAACTTACGCATGAGCTGTTTCTTCGAAAGTTTTTTTTCTAGTAATGTTTTCTCTTTTTAAGTCCAACTCTTTGCCTTAAATAAAAACATACCACATGTGGTCATATGCTAAATTTTTAAAAAAGGAGCTTTATATAGTTGCATTAACTTCCAGTTACAGCTTCCCCATTCCCACCCTCCGCTATCCATGGGAGTGGGGGTGTTGGGATGGTAGTAAACCGGTAATTAGTCAATCTGACTTCTTGTGCGTTGACTAAGATAGCAGGGTAATTGTGTCCTGATTAGGGACGAATACTTGTACGATTGTTGTTAAGTCAAAATTATAATAGCGATGACTAGCGAGTAACCGTTGGGGGACTTATGAGTGCAGACCTATGGTGGGGTTAAACAGTTTTTTGGTGAGTCTATTTGACTTTGTCTTATTTTGTTCCATCCTCTCAATGTATCTCAAGTCTTGTTAAAAAGGATTTCGTCACTTGTCTTTCTTCATCTAATGAAGGTTGGTCCTGCTATTTTCCGTCACAATGGCTATTGTTCTTATCCTTCATGGATCTTCTCTGCACATCTTTCATCATTATGTATTTTTTTGGGCTCAACGAGACAAAGAGCATGAACATCTCTCGTCATGCGTAAGAAGTCAAATTAACAAATTACCAGTTTACCACTATACTAATGCCCCCACTCCCGCGGATAGCGGAAGGTGGGAGTGGGGAAGTTGTAACTGGAAGTTAACGCAACCGCATAAAGCTCCTTTTTGGAATTGGAATATTTTAGAGAAGAGGAAATAATCAGCGTTTTATATAATTTAGAACAAATAGTTAGTTAAACATGAAATGGCTAAACAACATATACGTTTAAGAAATTACAATATAAATTTCTTTAAGAATAAACTAAATTAAGGAGAAAAAAATACGTCATTTCTTaacatgcttttttttttttaaggacaTGAAAgattaaaataagaaaaataaataatttcattaacttttcaattttttttgtacGATTTAATTTGAAGGAACATCTACAAAAGCATTTCGTCATATCAggacttttatttatttaattttaaatgcTATCTTTATTAATAAGTTAACTTCATTGATGTCATCATACAACAATTTGTAGcatcaaatatttttttatattacttgaataccgtaaatattttattttttttcaaaaaaagggTTAGCTAATATAAGTTTAActgagaaaaaaataattaagtaaTCCAACATAAGATAAAACTCAATTTGGATCATTGACGACTTTGACCCCCGAAAATTCAGTGTAATAAAAAGGAGAAGAATATTGGTGCACGCATTTGTTTGtaaaaatgaagtctaaatatacttatgaaaaatattattttctaacTTACAAAACTTTtatataatttaatattttagaaaCATTGAGAAATTTGTCGAACTGCCTTTACAACTGATATATTGttacaaaaataaaacaaaatgtaAGAGTAACAAAAAAAAGTTGTAAATGTAAATTTTAATGTAGCTAAGCCCGGGCCAAATgatactagtatatatatatatatatataagagacaATCCAAAGAGTTTTGTAGTACTTAGTTACATTATAACCATTTAGTTAGCTTGTCAACTAAAAAGGATTTGCTACTTCAAATATTTGCCCTTATATTTGTTATTTATTAGGTACTTCATATACCAAAGTATGTTTTCAATAAATCAAGATATTTTCAAACCCTTTTTGGTAATACATGGCCCTTAGACTAACTTTTTGAAGGTGAGGTATATACCATGATTTTTTTCTTTGTCTTATTTTTGCCCctacattatttcttttatacttGGGTTGCCACAGCCAATATGGTACATATAATTTGAGCCCTTTAAAAATACTTGAAAAGTTATGCATGGTGATGATGTCATCTAATAGAAATAGCTATGCACAAAGATTATCTAAAATGGTACTAATAATAATTTTGGAGACCTCATTTGGTATTGGTAGAGCGTCGACCTTATTTTCTTAGTAATTCTAAAATTGCCATTAAATTTCTCTTGAtctaaattttattaaaaaaaattattttgaatataTAAAGGTTTAATGATGTAACACAATTATCCAATAGAAAataaatttgaaaataaaaaataaatcgatataaaacaaatttcaaaATCGATccttaaagaaaataaaaaatgagaagaaagaaaattaTTAGATATATACGTCGTTGCACTGAGAcatgatttaattatttaaatttagcAAATGCTAATGTATTTGAGGCTATATCATAGTTATAATATTATTATAAcgcaaatttagaaaatatattagataaagaaaaaagaaaagaaatatcatTTCCTCACATGCATTtcttgaaaggaaaagaaaatttttaattaagaaaaattattatgttttcttatatcttttaaatattttgaatagtcAAGTATTgaaatttatagtactttttcaAAGACTTAAAAATTCTATGCTCGAATTTACTGTCAAAATTAAACTGTGgtacataaattgaaacatagTGATTACTTTATTACCTTGATTTTGAGCCGGGGCTCAGACCGGGCTTCCGACACTAGTAAGTAAAAGAGTTACTTAAAAGAGATTAGAGGGTTAAGAATGGTGGTGGGTGATGGGCTCAGCGGAAGCATCTAAGTGAAGACAAAGAGCATGAACATCTCTCATCAAGCGTAAGAAGTCATATTAACTTATTACTAGTTTACCACTATCCCAACACCCCTACTCCCATGGATAGCGGAGGGTGGGAGTGGGGAAGCTGCAACTGGATGTTAACGCAACTACATAAAGCTcctattcaaaaaataaaaataaaattggtACATGACCACATGCGGAATCTTTCATTTAAGTAAAAGAATTTGACTTAAAAAGAGATCAGAAGATTAAGGATGGGCTCAACAGAAGCATGTAAGTGAAGACAAAAGAGCATGAACATTCCCATTTCTCGTCACGCGTAAGAAGTCAAATTAATTGATTACCAGTTTACCACTATCCTAATACCCCACTCCCATCAGCCCATGGATAGCGGACGGGTGAGAATGGGGAAGCTGTAACCGGAAGTTAACCcgactatgagcccgtttggattggcatataagttggcttataagctgttttcagtttttttgagtgtttggctggccagcttaaagtcattttatgcttaaaataagctcaaaaaaataattggacacatttgacttagtttatctaaagcagcttataagctgaaaacagcttataagccaaaaaaaataagttggactatcccaacttatttttttcagcttataagctgcaaacagctttaagctgtaagccaatccaaacgggctctatatagagtccggaaccaaaatgccccaaaaaaatcactttgaaccaaaataacccaataaaaaaaaagttatcaaagtatctttagcgcagtaaaatactgcgctatagcacttcacggagacggagtcgttaagtgctatagcgcagtattttactgcgttatagaaaagagtatcaaaaaaaataaaaaaattctacaacgcagtaaaatactgcgttatagaaacagtacaaaaaaaaaataaagttggccaactTTATATTTTGCAACACTTCGTGTTTTTTtatcatactttgaccaataattagtcgtgtgtcaagactccgaaacgtcaatattttatatagaacctgatatttttttctgcgtacaataatgtaggcccaatacatcaaggatacatagacgttcggatcgtcattttaggggttgaaaaggtgtccaaagtaagttttgtttgaaaaaacttattgttttttttcatactttgaccaacgattagtcgtgtgtcaagactccgaaacgataatattttatatagaacatgatatttttttctgcgtacaataatgtaggcccaatacatcaaggatacgtagacgttcggatcgtcattttaggggttgaaaaggtgcccgaagtaagttttgtttgaaaaaacttagtgttttttccatactttgactaacgattagtcgtgtgtcaagactctgaaacgtcaatattttatatagaacatgatatttttttctgcgtacaataatgtaggcccaatacatcaaagatacgtagacgttcagatcgtcattttaggggttgaaaaggtgcccgaagtaagttttatttgaaaaaattaGGGTGTTtcatttttaagattttgatttaagcgtgttattttttaatcaagacataactttattttgaatataaatataattctaaaaaatatagggagaaaaactagttgtaaagtggtcaaactttagatggtcataactttgcgctcagaCGTTcattttacgcgtttttttttaacttgcgtattttttcgagatctacgcggaAAAACTGTcgtaaggcggtttggccgagccgattttaaaaaaaataccttttatcctattcaatttcaattttcccccaaattggcctgaaattttcagttttatttacttataagatgatgatacgcaatagatttcaacgtaaaaatcccggggtaatgtagctgtgaatgtcaatttcacttttgcggtttcaatttttgaaaataaaactgACTAATTTTCttgacatataaagttgactaaaataaccttacagtcaaatactaagttttttcaaacaaaacttacttcgggcaccttttcaacccctaaaatgacgatccaaatgtatacgtatccttgatgtattgagcctacattattgtacgcagaaaaaaatatcaggttctttataaaatattgacgtttcggagtcttcaaacaaaaatggacgtctatgtatatagaacacttaaacctaaaatttacaaacaaaacttacttcgagcatcttttcaacccctaaaatgactatccgaacgtttacgtatccttgatgtattgagcctacattattgtacgcagaaaaaaatatcaggttctatataaaatattgacgtttcagagtcttgacacacgactaatcattaatcaaagtatggaaaataacactaagtgttgcaaaaaataaagttggccaatttttttttttttggtactgtttctataacgcagtattttactgcgttatagaatttTTTTGGTACTCTTTTCTGTAACGCAGTATTTTAcggccataatttttttttcctataacgcagtaaaatactgcgctatagcacttaacggctccgtctccgtgaagtgctgcagcgcagtattttactgcgctaaaggtactttggtaatttttttttttgttggggtattttggttcaaagtgattttttttggaTCATTTTGGTTTCGGACTCAACTATATAAagctccttttctttttctttttttaaattcaGCAAATGACCACATGTGGTATCTTTTTATCTAAGTAAAAGAGTTGACTTAAAAAAAGATCAGACGGTAAAGGATGGTAGCAGGTGAGAGATCTGGATGGTGGTAGGTGAGTGCAGGTGTGAATAAATAGCAGAATCAATCAAAGGCCAATCTAGATGAGATAATTGAGTTTGGATCTTGATGGAAATGGGAAGCCAAATGGCTGTACCTTTGAAAGAAACCTTCTTCATATCACATGGTTCACCAATGCTTTCGATAGATGATTCTTTACCCGCTAGACATTTCTTGCAATGCTTCAGAGAGAAAGACTTCACACAGAAGCCCAATTCCATTTTGGTTATCTCTGGTCATTGGGAGACTTCAGAGCCTACTGTGAATTGCATCACTGGCCTCAATGATACTATTCATGACTTCTATAACTTTCCCCAACAGATGTACCAGTTAAAATACCAAGCACCAGGAGCACCAAAATTAGCCAAAAGGGTAAAGGAACTGCTCAAGTCATCTGGATTCAAGCAAGTGCACCAAGATGATAAACGAGGCCTGGACCACGGTGCATGGGTGCCTCTTATGCTCATGTATCCAGAGGCTGACATCCCAGTCTGCCAGCTTTCTGTCCAGACAAAGAAGGATGGAACCCATCATTTTAATATTGGTAAAGCATTGGCCCCTCTCAAGGAAGAGGGTGTCCTCATAGTTGGTTCTGGATCT
The sequence above is a segment of the Lycium barbarum isolate Lr01 chromosome 6, ASM1917538v2, whole genome shotgun sequence genome. Coding sequences within it:
- the LOC132645804 gene encoding 4,5-DOPA dioxygenase extradiol-like, which gives rise to MEMGSQMAVPLKETFFISHGSPMLSIDDSLPARHFLQCFREKDFTQKPNSILVISGHWETSEPTVNCITGLNDTIHDFYNFPQQMYQLKYQAPGAPKLAKRVKELLKSSGFKQVHQDDKRGLDHGAWVPLMLMYPEADIPVCQLSVQTKKDGTHHFNIGKALAPLKEEGVLIVGSGSATHNLRALSDASGVASWAMDFDNWLKESLVNGRYEDVNNYMTKAPCAKLAHPYPDHLYPLHVAMGAAGENAKAELIHHSWSRHALSYASYKFESQPK